DNA sequence from the Moorena sp. SIOASIH genome:
GGAATTGGGAAAAAAATCCTACCAACAGCTGTTTGAGCTAGGATTCGTCGATTCTCCCTTTCCTAGAAATGGCAATAGCCAGCCCACCTCGTCCGCTGGTTCTAATAAAGGCAGTTAAATTTTAGTGTATTTTAGAAATTCCACTAGAAACTGGAACAAAAAGAATGGAGCCGATTAGTACACAGCAAGTTGAAGAAAAGATTAAAGCATCGATACCGGATGCTCAGGTAAAAGTAGAAGATTTAGGGGGTGGTAACCATCTGCAAGCCATTGTTGTATCCTCAGAGTTTGAAGGTAAATCCCTGGTGAAACAACATCAGCTGGTTTATGGTGCCCTAAGCCAAGAGTTGGCAACAGAGGCCATTCACGCCCTAGCCCTAAAAACCTATACCCCCGAAGCCTGGGCTGGCAAGCAGTAAACTGGCGTAAGTCATAATTAGAAGAGTCTAGGATTTTGCGATCGCACTCACTAATATAATATCGACTATCAAAATAACTATCTAAATATTCCAGGAGTTTAAGAAAACGATGACACCAGAACTGAAAGAGAGAATAGATAAATTAACACAAGAGCACAAAATTTTGGTATTCATGAAGGGCAGCAAACTAATGCCCCAGTGTGGCTTCTCCAATAACGTTGTCCAAATTCTGAATCACTTAGGAGTTCCCTACGAAACTGTAGACGTACTAGAAGATTTCGACATCCGTCAGGGAATCAAAGAATATTCCAACTGGCCAACGATTCCTCAAGTGTACATTAACGGAGAGTTTATCGGTGGCTCCGATGTGATGATTGAAATGTATCAAAATGGTGAATTGCAGCAGACCGTGGAAGTCGCCCTGGCATCCTAATCCTTGACTGCACCAAACTATTGACAAAACTGAAGAACCGCAGAAAGCGATCGGATTAGGAAATGCGATCGCTTTCTTGATGCAATAGCGAGTGGGGTAAACCCCCAAGACCGCGCTGCATCGCTTTTTTTAGGGCGTTGCTTAATAATGGAATGATTTTAAGAGTTTTCTGGAATGGGCATCTTGCGTGGAATGGGCATCTTGCGTGGAACTGGCATCTTGCCAGTTTCATGCTTATTTTCGAGCGGGCAGGATGCCCACTCTACTCCTATTCATTCCTAAATTCAGCAACGCCGAATTTTTTCCTATTCCCTATTCCCTAGTGATCCAACCAAACCGCTAAATCCGTTGCGGTCTCAAAATTCAACAACGCTTCACTCAATTCCTCCAATCGAGTAATCGATAATCCTTCAATCCGCTGTTGGAGCACAGGGTCAAGTAAACCTAACCTCAGGGTTAGCAAACGCATCACAACTAATAGGGCTCCCTCCTGCTTGCCGCGCTGGAGTCCCTTTTGGACTCCCTTTTGGATAATATCTTGATAGGTGACTGATTCTTCCATAACTTCCTCCCTCAACAATCGACAGACTAAATTTTTGTCAAACCGCAAACCAGCCAGTACATCTACACAGGCCGCTAGGTTTCCCCGTAATGGCTTTTCTTCAATTCTATCCACTTGGGCAACGACTTGCTCCAACAATAGATTAGGCCGATTACTCCTGGCTAAAGTGGCCAAGGGTAACAAAGCTCGATTGGCCAATAGTGGTAATGGGTCTTGCTCCCACAGACGAATTACTCGATAACGGTGCCAGGTATTAATATCCCTAAACTCGTTATTGAATACCAGATCTGAGGTCGTAGACTTGAGAAAAATTACCACCTGCGTGTGGGGGACATCGGTACTTGCGATGTAATCTGACCCAATAGTCCAACATCCGAAATGGTAATGGTGGCATAGATTGGGGCAGGGTTTGAAATTCTAGGTGCAGAATTTGGTTAGTACTTTGGAGTAGAGTCAAAGCATCAGCTTGAATTGGTTCAGCACTTAATTCAGTTTTAAGTACCTGAATATCCTGAGGTTCCTCACCCAATATCCACTGAAAAAACTCCGATGGGTATTCTTCTGCTAAGTATTTACAAATATTATCGTAGGCCAAGGCAAATTGTTTAAAGTTAACACTATTTCAGATAGTGTAGTGAATCTGAGCTCAAAAATTGATCGCACCTGGATCTTGTTTATTGATTCAAGTTATGATACACCAGCACTAATGATTTAGATAAGATCTAAAAAAGACCTGATTAGATCAGGTCTTTTAAAAATCATGTCCCCACCAAAAATCTTGGTGAACACTAACAGTTCAATCTCAGCCGTGCTCCAACCAAACCGCTAAATCCGTTACTGTCTTAAAATCCAACAACGCTTCACTCAATTCCTCCAATCGAGTAATGGATAATCCCTCAATCTGCTGTTGGAGCACAGGGTCAATTAAACCTAACCTCAGGGTTAGCAAACGCATCACAACTAATAGGACTCCCTCCTGCTTGCCGCGCTGAAGTCCCTGCTGGAGTCCCTTTTGGATTCCCTTTTGGATAATATCTTGATAGGTGACTGATTCTTCCATAATTTCCTCCCTCAACAATCGACGGACTAAATCTTTGTCAAACCGCAAACCAGCCAGCACATCCACACAGGCCGCTAGGTTTCCCCGTAATGGCTTTTCTTCAATTTTATCCACTTCAGCAACGACTTGCTCTAACAATAGATTAGGGCTATTACTCCTGGCTAAAGTGGCCAAGGGTAACAAAGCTCGATTGGCCAATAGTGGTAATGGGTCTTGCTCCCACAGACGAATTACTCTATAACGATGCCAGGTATTAATATCCCTAAACTCGTTCGTAAATACCATCTGTGATGTCGTAGACTTTAGGAAAATCACCACCTGGTCAATCGGACATCGGTACTTGCGGTGTAGTCTGACCCAGTAGTCCAACATCCGAAATGGTAATGGTGGCTCTGATTGGGGCAGGGTTTGAAATTCTAGGTGCAGAATTTGGTTAGTACTTTGCAGTAGAGTTAGAGCATCAGCTTGAATTGGTTCAGCACTCAATTCCGTTTTAAGTACCTGAATATCCCGAGGTTCTTTACCCAATACCCACTGAAAAAACTCCGATGGGTATTCTTCTGCTAAGTATTTGCAGATATTATCGTAGGCCAAGGCAAATTGTTCAAACTTAATACT
Encoded proteins:
- a CDS encoding BolA family protein codes for the protein MEPISTQQVEEKIKASIPDAQVKVEDLGGGNHLQAIVVSSEFEGKSLVKQHQLVYGALSQELATEAIHALALKTYTPEAWAGKQ
- the grxD gene encoding Grx4 family monothiol glutaredoxin, coding for MTPELKERIDKLTQEHKILVFMKGSKLMPQCGFSNNVVQILNHLGVPYETVDVLEDFDIRQGIKEYSNWPTIPQVYINGEFIGGSDVMIEMYQNGELQQTVEVALAS
- a CDS encoding Rpn family recombination-promoting nuclease/putative transposase, whose protein sequence is MAYDNICKYLAEEYPSEFFQWVLGKEPRDIQVLKTELSAEPIQADALTLLQSTNQILHLEFQTLPQSEPPLPFRMLDYWVRLHRKYRCPIDQVVIFLKSTTSQMVFTNEFRDINTWHRYRVIRLWEQDPLPLLANRALLPLATLARSNSPNLLLEQVVAEVDKIEEKPLRGNLAACVDVLAGLRFDKDLVRRLLREEIMEESVTYQDIIQKGIQKGLQQGLQRGKQEGVLLVVMRLLTLRLGLIDPVLQQQIEGLSITRLEELSEALLDFKTVTDLAVWLEHG